Proteins encoded by one window of Lasioglossum baleicum chromosome 4, iyLasBale1, whole genome shotgun sequence:
- the LOC143207903 gene encoding uncharacterized protein LOC143207903 isoform X5, which translates to MSQSEDVYAPEEPTPDIPISLLDIQMPETPESTKGQISDGDMPRLESPRLLKPVLGKVQAKKRLMAFVNKFNVLPKVPNKSALLQAYSTKASKTKSGDDKSLQNDSSTSLSVDSDSVQQFHSRHSGSGKSKKKTEEKILAIEEIRREESKSKMLLAEAMAAASLEEENFVNRNGQNLLENVKSIRDRNKQDDNVSRKSSSKSFMENKYSERRRYGREERRDSRNRESKDYNSGRERYYKGRDQRRKQKDKKDDKNKGDDVSRYEESRDRREDEKDRKDDDKDRWEDVREKKGAKEKRESVREKRSLSREKSSEVKDKKEKERDKDKGKEKDIMNLSSWSELKKCGITMDDIIDIRRRDYSDRLMKNRTAEDYIRYFDQMLLLNDCRLKRYAFTAEGLDGPKEYPPESVRVTKRGRPQVLYSENPRTSLFLSHEQILQTVAGDRREKMREICETDIARDNAEVAEKPARVRNWYPKAGICKASEKVKWQFPVNVQLPRSKWDSEDEDRLSNEVEREAEEEEEECEAKSVDIERDQETFSLRSSIIEENAKNDKTADNEDTELCIAKIVDNDNRQSTSPLLQSTGDEKLASEYEQFMKMVCTDIPTSKEFSPNTVPTKSTSPLSYHDFNIETNLSEDNNFAFAERGEKPEKVNTSNEDTLSSKETRQNVEVPEVEEDQASSSGSRIQAQQSEAVGEKSESDDSRSIPSDWENVRIKVERLSDENSDSREVRKKKRRKKVTSSSDSSSTTSSSDSEEEVKKRRRKRKLSDDYTSASDSNSSESSSSSSDSSSSDDKRKKRRKKKRKAEKRKKKAKRIAKTKKKRRRKVSVDSSNSNSSDNRKKKKAASKKAKEKREHVEKENENGDTIQKSPLQPSSPVKKIKEERKAESRKRSVEKHDLWSKEQELMRNVISDSGNKAHKNEEKRNKPEETYLEEWEVDSVIMAQQKGERMSKSGMDKIETVGDDFRKADKKDERVKKDERSKKDERLKEKCSGIVKEIIQPGTTIEEEIDVKKKKKKDKESSKSSNEFLADWEKLEKQKKEKWGETEFDTLNVLSLTQLEREVNKRQLLADEWEVDSLEAVPDLLVNKKKPARTSKKVEKEVRYDKKTDTYISIDKETSRESKKRQDRLSAMRIWEEEQEEGEREAMMLMEQKHKRKRDEWDIEEETYLREKEERKDSIEKNIPAIDSIHKEISAADSDVDACAKQDAIAARKNKKSRWDIASQAEEKIELKAPVMWEEECAEWTKLNTLDRKSDKLERTETILPKTKIKDEDVDQQLRKSVSKGADFTDLFSRKSQDDLLETSWTSEEPTRNKSRLKSVESSSQRDIFFNKEQIPPTSMKEPHTAEQLEDMFEIDVKLPTTNVELYSPSSPAPSQKSETFQDVEHFGNDNSSSLILKENLTQDKLKKESAIVSDEESISNIPLQIKYREGKYSKSSMMKEEFEEILGIQTDDQSAQKMFLTKGSESSLADLPINEPCLDTSNCKPLRMDIFAEYESDECRSKLNAKTTEAVVSNSSKSEESTEGKAALKLIPKQLLIRRNNERVKAKLISDDPMQHAAALLTIQKKLRESHAVRNDMQSVPCEDSANDFKMECEKPATVDKKMVGDVAPAEQTTDADVKVDSKDLSATAKTLITPASESPGAVKVDFNRVEEFKSSEKEGSKEEEVKKTRFSVKDVSDTETQIRSPSREQRKRSPSKKESEKRVSDRGKEKRDKKFDDRERSERRDSRSSKQDYSEKRRSSPSNSRRRRRSVSPRTSWERERSRSESHSRSWSRSRSKSPKRKDGSFLSRDKRSSRLDEERSRSKADDRRDRSTRTPPRSNTVSYNKDHFKKYGSSKDRDDWNRRKYDSMERDREKEGRPYDPMEVLRERNADADRHREGRFRGDETDRSYWPYESENIPRDRNESLESYPNGQDLDLDYEEKVYYRDDSIERDIMEGPLRSASKFPQRRSISGSRRDRQWEKDRESMDLDRHGHSRRPEKPAPLRGRTSPRPRRSSPRVSHDRFRRGSRSRSRSWSRSRSRSRTRSRSRSTSRSRSLRSRSRSRSRSGSRSRTRSTSGSRLRSPDHGLRIPERLRSSRSPSVGRGRAGESSRERKDEHDNRKLDSCSERGRRIETIVQSVSGLARDSAVLDSEMHMADNMETVAAGFQYPNENEVGNEYYYSENNLTYPPCIDDSATSSPKRLSLDDRLELELGIKKQQDTAGVASDYPDNFNSNVCYSSSPQQQQQMLYRQQPTVLQVGNVLQVVPADFNGVPTAHREPTSSSTAPIVRGSSQVVRVGNVLQVVPTSLDWSGGQPSSVEQPAGIMYSATVPQPSPIPSASISVPVPVPVPMPVPVPTISASTPVPALSPVALPLAVPVPVPGPVPLPVTPAVFPRTEVPTPKTPVQPVYNYEVILETRRKEREERKRLREMRRKEKERRRIERINRRALRMLEKSTMRQIDSGQTNSSSMDPAVLKALRETDEQAETEEQPVSVTSEKEEGASIAALAASTEEEDVPVDDDEEEEEEEEPEVEDDEEDEEEPEEDEEEDEEDDEKSSSRISNRRTEVDDAAVAATSEMSKFNLETETTDWPDLPPPPLKGILVAPGFRRSLVPNGNLDELSTPENESDDNGEKEWLDIDKTNESNKEEMGENKSSKSKAQVKIKSKTLKLSIRRRSKKSVQFADGIKPGEGTSPSGGEGDMPSPPPPTAVITRDGVREIRRSSSRKSRKQEKRSRPPKTKKKVKVKIIKLKKPRVTPLTAMMMDDSDELDDRSPPPPPPGSPPPPHLWPSYLSAYNSITRPAEAQSTSSTVINAVQAPPPPTPLPLLIPPPPLNYTIQPCSKA; encoded by the exons ATGTCACAGTCAGAAGATGTCTATGCTCCAGAGGAACCAACTCCAGACATTCCGATATCGCTGCTCGATATACAAATGCCTGAAACACCAGAAAGCACAAAAGGCCAGATCAGCGATGGAGATATGCCCAGGTTGGAAAGTCCCAGACTGCTTAAGCCTGTACTAGGAAAAGTGCAGGCCAAGAAAAGATTGATGGCATTTGTGAATAAGTTCAATGTCCTACCAAAGGTTCCGAATAAATCTGCATTACTTCAGGCATACTCTACTAAAGCATCCAAGACTAAATCGGGTGACGACAAATCGTTGCAAAATGATTCAAGTACAAGTTTAAGCGTCGACTCCGATTCTGTACAACAGTTCCATAGTCGACATTCAGGCAGTGGCAAATCTAAGAAGAAAACAG AGGAAAAGATATTGGCTATCGAAGAAATCAGAAGGGAAGAGTCTAAAAGTAAAATGTTATTAGCAGAAGCTATGGCTGCAG CTAGTTTAGAGGAAGAGAATTTTGTAAATAGAAATGGACAgaatttattagaaaatgtAAAGAGCATAAGAGATAGAAATAAACAGGATGACAATGTGTCTCGTAAAAGCAGTTCGAAATCATTTATGGAGAACAAATATTCTGAGAG GAGACGATATGGTAGAGAAGAACGAAGGGACAGCAGAAATAGAGAATCGAAAGATTACAATAGCGGTAGAGAACGATATTACAAGGGCAGAGATCAGCGTAGGAAACAGAAAGATAAAAAGGatgataaaaataaaggagacgaTGTAAGTAGATATGAAGAAAGCCGCGATAGAAGAGAGGACGAGAAAGACAGAAAAGATGACGATAAAGACAGGTGGGAGGATGTGAGGGAAAAGAAAGGGGCGAAAGAAAAACGGGAAAGCGTTAGAGAAAAGAGAAGCCTCTCAAGAGAGAAAAGTTCAGAAGTCAAAGATAagaaggagaaagaaagagacaagGACAAAGGAAAAGAGAAAGATATCATGAATTTGTCTTCGTGGTCAGAGCTGAAGAAGTGTGGTATAACGATGGATGACATCATAGACATCAGAAGGCGCGATTACTCGGACCGATTAATGAAGAATAG AACAGCCGAAGATTACATACGTTACTTTGACCAAATGTTGCTGTTAAATGACTGCCGTTTAAAACGGTACGCTTTCACTGCCGAGGGACTGGATGGACCCAAAGAATACCCGCCTGAATCAGTCAGAGTGACCAAAAGAGGAAGACCTCAAGTGCTTTATTCGGAGAATCCTCGCACCTCGCTCTTCCTGAGTCACGAACAGATCCTCCAGACCGTCGCCGGTGATCGACGCGAAAAAATGCGGGAGATATGTGAAACGGATATTGCACG AGACAATGCAGAAGTCGCTGAGAAGCCTGCGCGTGTTCGCAACTGGTATCCAAAAGCGGGCATATGTAAGGCCAGCGAGAAGGTGAAGTGGCAGTTCCCAGTCAACGTGCAATTGCCTAGATCGAAATGGGATAGCGAGGACGAGGACAGGTTGTCCAATGAGGTAGAAcgagaagcagaagaagaagaagaagaatgcgAAGCAAAATCAGTCGACATAGAGCGAG ATCAAGAGACATTTTCTTTGCGATCGAGCATAATAGAGGAGAACGCCAAAAACGATAAGACAGCCGACAACGAAGATACTGAATTGTGCATCGCCAAGATTGTTGACAATGACAATAGACAATCAACGTCCCCGCTGCTACAGTCTACGGGCGACGAAAAATTAGCGTCGGAATACGAGCAATTTATGAAGATGGTTTGCACCGATATCCCAACGTCGAAGGAGTTCTCTCCGAATACGGTTCCAACGAAGTCCACTTCGCCATTGAGCTACCACGATTTTAACATAGAAACTAATTTATCAGAAGACAATAATTTTGCGTTCGCAGAACGCGGCGAGAAACCAGAAAAAGTTAACACGAGCAACGAAGACACGCTCAGCAGTAAGGAGACCCGTCAGAATGTTGAAGTGCCGGAAGTTGAAGAAGATCAAGCGTCTTCGTCTGGTTCTCGCATCCAGGCGCAGCAAAGCGAAGCAGTGGGAGAAAAGAGCGAATCCGATGATTCCAGATCGATTCCTAGCGACTGGGAGAACGTTCGAATCAAAGTAGAACGTTTGAGCGACGAGAACTCGGATTCAAGAGAGGTCCGGAAGAAAAAACGCCGAAAGAAGGTGACATCTAGCAGCGATTCATCCAGCACGACCAGTTCATCGGACTCGGAGGAGGAAGtgaaaaagagaagaagaaaacgGAAGTTGTCGGACGATTACACCAGCGCCTCGGACTCCAACAGCAGTGAGAGCAGCAGCAGTAGCAGCGATTCTTCCAGTTCGGACGACAAACGGAAGAAGAGAAGGAAGAAAAAGCGCAAGGcagagaagagaaagaagaaggcGAAACGGATAGCCAAAACGAAGAAGAAGCGAAGAAGAAAAGTCAGTGTCGATTCCAGCAACAGTAACTCGTCCGACAACCGGAAGAAAAAGAAAGCAGCGAGCAAGAAAGCCAAAGAAAAGCGGGAACACGTCGAGAAGGAAAATGAGAACGGTGATACGATACAAAAGTCGCCTTTGCAGCCCTCCTCGCCGGTGAAGAAGATCAAAGAAGAAAGGAAAGCTGAGTCTAGAAAGAGATCCGTAGAGAAGCACGATCTTTGGAGCAAGGAGCAAGAATTGATGCGAAATGTTATATCCGACAGTGGTAACAAAGCTCATAAGAACGAGGAGAAGAGGAATAAACCCGAAGAGACATACTTGGAGGAATGGGAAGTGGATTCCGTGATTATGGCGCAGCAGAAGGGGGAGAGAATGTCGAAGAGTGGCATGGACAAGATAGAGACTGTCGGGGACGATTTTCGAAAGGCAGACAAGAAGGACGAGCGGGTTAAGAAGGATGAGAGGAGCAAGAAGGATGAACGTCTGAAGGAGAAGTGTTCGGGTATTGTTAAAGAGATTATACAACCTGGTACGACCATTGAAGAGGAGATCGatgtaaagaagaaaaagaagaaggacAAAGAGAGCAGCAAAAGCAGCAATGAATTTTTAGCCGATTGGGAGAAACTGGAGAAgcagaaaaaggaaaaatgggGAGAGACTGAATTTGATACGCTGAACGTACTGTCTCTGACCCAACTCGAGAGAGAGGTGAACAAGAGGCAGCTGTTGGCGGACGAGTGGGAAGTCGACAGTTTGGAAGCTGTGCCGGATTTGCTGGTTAACAAGAAGAAGCCCGCGCGCACTTCGAAGAAAGTGGAGAAAGAGGTTCGATACGACAAAAAGACGGATACGTACATCTCCATAGATAAAGAAACATCTAGGGAAAGCAAAAAGAGACAGGACAGGCTCTCGGCGATGAGAATCTGGGAAGAAGAGCAAGAGGAAGGCGAACGAGAAGCCATGATGCTCATGGAACAGAAACACAAGCGGAAGAGGGATGAGTGGGACATAGAGGAGGAGACCTATTTGCGTGAGAAAGAGGAACGCAAGGATAGcatagaaaaaaatatccccGCGATTGATAGTATTCATAAGGAAATAAGTGCAGCCGACAGCGACGTCGATGCATGTGCGAAGCAGGATGCAATTGCTGCGAGAAAGAACAAAAAGAGCCGCTGGGATATAGCGTCGCAAGCCGAGGAGAAGATAGAACTCAAAGCTCCGGTTATGTGGGAAGAAGAGTGTGCAGAATGGACGAAGCTAAATACACTCGACCGTAAAAGTGATAAGTTAGAGCGCACTGAAACCATTTTACCTAAAACCAAAATAAAAGACGAAGACGTTGATCAACAGCTAAGAAAATCTGTGTCGAAGGGTGCGGATTTTACTGATCTGTTCTCGAGGAAGTCTCAGGATGACCTGTTGGAAACATCGTGGACCTCGGAAGAGCCCACGAGAAACAAGTCACGTCTGAAAAGCGTAGAAAGCAGTTCTCAGAGAGACATATTCTTCAACAAGGAGCAAATACCTCCGACGAGCATGAAGGAGCCACATACTGCCGAGCAACTGGAAGATATGTTCGAGATAGACGTAAAGTTACCTACCACAAATGTAGAATTGTACAGCCCTAGCTCTCCGGCACCGTCTCAGAAGTCTGAG ACGTTTCAGGATGTGGAACACTTTGGAAACGACAATTCAAGTTCCTTGATTCTCAAGGAAAACCTGACTCAAGATAAGTtgaagaaagagagcgctattgTATCTGACGAAGAATCCATTTCGAATATACCTCTCCAGATCAAGTACCGCGAAGGAAAGTATTCAAAGTCTTCTATGATGAAGGAAGAATTCGAAGAAATTCTAGGGATACAGACGGACGATCAGTCGGCCCAAAAGATGTTCCTAACGAAAGGGTCGGAGTCTTCTCTCGCTGATCTCCCCATCAACGAACCATGTCTTGACACCAGCAACTGCAAACCATTGCGGATGGATATATTCGCCGAATACGAATCCGATGAGTGTCGCAGTAAACTGAATGCTAAAACTACTGAGGCGGTGGTGTCCAACAGCTCCAAAAGTGAAGAATCGACAGAGGGAAAAGCAGCTTTGAAGCTGATTCCCAAACAGCTGCTTATACGTCGGAACAACGAACGTGTGAAGGCGAAACTGATCTCGGACGACCCTATGCAACATGCTGCTGCCCTTTTAACAATTCAGAAAAAGCTCAGAGAGTCTCACGCCGTGAGGAACGACATGCAGAGTGTTCCTTGCGAGGACTCTGCTAACGATTTCAAAATGGAATGTGAGAAACCGGCCACAGTAGACAAAAAAATGGTCGGGGATGTCGCCCCTGCCGAGCAAACTACCGACGCTGATGTTAAAGTGGACTCCAAAGATTTATCTGCAACAGCGAAAACATTAATTACGCCCGCATCAGAATCACCGGGAGCCGTGAAGGTCGATTTCAACCGTGTAGAAGAGTTCAAGTCCAGCGAGAAAGAGGGTAGCAAAGAGGAAGAGGTTAAGAAAACTAGGTTCAGCGTGAAAGACGTTAGTGATACCGAGACTCAGATCAGATCGCCCAGTAGGGAACAAAGAAAAAGAAGTCCGAGTAAAAAGGAAAGTGAGAAACGAGTTAGTGATCGTGGCAAAGAAAAGAGAGACAAGAAGTTTGATGatagagagaggagcgaaaggagaGACAGTAGAAGCTCGAAGCAGGATTACTCTGAAAAGAGAAGATCCAGTCCGTCGAATAGTCGCAGGAGACGAAGAAGCGTTAGTCCGCGTACGTcttgggaaagagagagaagtcgCAGCGAGAGTCATAGTCGTAGCTGGAGTAGAAGCAGAAGCAAGAGTCCAAAGAGGAAAGACGGATCATTTTTGAGCAGAGATAAGAGGAGTAGCAGGCTCGATGAAGAAAGATCTAGGTCGAAAGCAGACGATAGGAGGGACAGGTCTACTAGGACTCCTCCCAGATCCAACACTGTCTCATATAACAAAG ACCACTTCAAAAAGTATGGTTCCTCTAAAGACCGTGATGATTGGAATAGAAGAAAGTACGATTCCATGGAAAGAGACAGAGAAAAGGAGGGAAGGCCATACGATCCAATGGAAGTTCTAAGGGAGAGGAACGCAGATGCTGATAGACATAGGGAAGGTAGATTTCGAGGGGACGAAACGGACAGATCCTACTGGCCCTACGAATCTGAAAACATCCCACGAGATAGAAACGAGTCGTTGGAGTCTTATCCCAATGGTCAGGATTTGGATCTTGATTATGAGGAGAAGGTTTATTACAGAGATGACAGTATCGAAAGGGACATCATGGAAGGTCCTCTTCGATCTGCATCTAAATTCCCACAAAG GCGAAGCATATCTGGCTCGAGAAGAGACAGACAATGGGAGAAGGACAGAGAGTCAATGGATCTAGATAGACATGGTCACTCCAGGAGACCGGAAAAGCCGGCGCCGTTGAGAGGTCGTACTTCACCTCGGCCAAGACGTTCCTCGCCGAGAGTGTCTCACGATCGTTTCAGACGTGGATCGAGATCACGGTCCAGATCATGGTCTAGGTCGAGATCTAGGTCGAGAACACGGTCGCGTTCACGGTCAACATCGAGATCAAGGTCGCTGCGATCTAGGTCACGATCGAGATCCAGATCAGGATCGCGATCACGGACCAGATCCACTTCTGGGTCTAGACTGAGGAGTCCGGATCATGGTTTGAGGATACCCGAACGATTGCGCTCGTCCAG ATCACCCTCTGTGGGAAGAGGCAGAGCCGGCGAGAGCTCGAGGGAAAGGAAGGATGAACACGATAATAGAAAGCTAGACAGCTGCAGCGAAAGGGGTAGACGCATTGAAACAATCGTTCAGTCAGTTTCCGGGCTGGCTAGGGACTCAGCCGTGTTAGACTCGGAAATGCACATGGCCGACAATATGGAGACGGTCGCGGCTGGTTTCCAATATCCCAACGAGAACGAAGTTGGAAACGAATACTATTATAGCGAGAATAACTTGACTTATCCTCCGTGCATTGACGACTCAGCCACGAGCTCGCCGAAACGTTTGTCCCTCGATGATAG GCTGGAACTCGAACTGGGAATTAAAAAGCAACAGGACACCGCAGGAGTAGCCTCGGATTATCCCGATAACTTCAATTCTAATGTCTGCTATTCATCCTCGcctcaacagcaacaacaaatgCTCTACCGACAACAGCCTACCGTGTTACAA GTGGGCAACGTGTTGCAAGTTGTGCCAGCAGACTTTAATGGGGTCCCGACAGCGCACAGGGAACCCACGAGTTCCTCAACAGCTCCAATAGTGAGAGGTTCGAGTCAGGTAGTGCGcgtaggtaatgttctccaagtAGTACCCACGTCGTTAGACTGGAGTGGCGGGCAACCTTCGTCAGTGGAGCAACCGGCGGGGATAATGTACTCTGCGACAGTTCCACAGCCTTCTCCAATTCCTTCAGCCTCCATATCCGTACCTGTTCCAGTTCCTGTGCCCATGCCTGTGCCTGTACCCACTATAAGCGCATCCACGCCTGTACCTGCACTGTCCCCGGTTGCACTGCCACTTGCTGTTCCTGTACCGGTCCCCGGACCTGTTCCGCTTCCTGTGACGCCAGCGGTGTTCCCCAGAACGGAAGTGCCGACGCCAA AAACACCAGTTCAGCCAGTGTACAATTACGAGGTCATATTAGAGACTCGGCGCAAAGAAAGGGAGGAACGAAAACGATTGAGGGAGATGAGGAGGAAGGAGAAGGAGCGAAGACGGATAGAAAGAATCAACCGTCGCGCCCTTCGGATGCTAGAGAAGAGCACCATGCGCCAGATCGACAGTGGTCAAACGAATTCCTCGAGTATGGATCCAGCAGTGTTAAAGGCTCTTCGAGAAACCGATGAGCAAGCCGAAACGGAAGAGCAACCTGTTTCTGTGACTTCTGAAAAGGAAGAAGGCGCGTCGATTGCTGCGCTAGCTGCTTCAACGGAGGAGGAAGACGTACCTGTCGACGACgatgaagaggaagaagaggaggaagaaccTGAAGTGGAGGACGACGAGGAAGATGAAGAGGAACCAGAGGAAGACGAGGAAGAGGATGAGGAAGACGATGAAAAATCGTCCTCGAGGATAAGCAATCGACGCACCGAAGTGGACGATGCTGCTGTAGCAGCGACTTCTGAAATGAGCAAATTCAACCTTGAAACGGAGACGACAGATTGGCCAGATTTGCCTCCGCCGCCTCTTAAAGGAATTTTAGTCGCTCCAGGCTTCAG aagATCTCTGGTGCCTAATGGTAACCTGGATGAATTATCCACCCCTGAAAATGAGAGCGACGACAATGGAGAGAAAGAAtggttggacatagacaaaacCAACGAATCCAATAAAGAGGAGATGGGAGAGAATAAGTCGAGTAAGTCGAAGGCTCAAGTCAAGATCAAGTCGAAAACGTTGAAGCTAAGCATAAGGAGGCGGAGTAAGAAGTCCGTTCAATTCGCGGACGGTATCAAACCTGGAGAGGGTACGAGTCCTAGTGGAGGTGAAGGGGACATGCCTTCTCCTCCACCTCCTACGGCTGTGATCACCCGGGATGGGGTCCGTGAAATTCGAAGGTCCAGCTCTAGGAAGAGCAGGAAGCAAGAAAAAAGGAGTCGACCGCCTAAGACCAAGAAGAAAGTGAAG GTGAAGATCATCAAACTGAAGAAGCCACGCGTCACTCCCTTAACGGCGATGATGATGGACGATTCGGACGAGTTGGACGACCGATCtccgccaccaccaccgccaggATCGCCGCCACCCCCGCATCTATGGCCAAGTTATCTTTCAGCTTACAATTCCATCACTCGACCCGCCGAAGCTCAATCTACGTCGTCTACGGTTATTAACGCTGTTCAGGCTCCTCCACCACCAACGCCCTTGCCTCTTCTAATTCCCCCACCGCCTCTGAATTATACGATACAACCTTGTAGCAAAGCATAG